A genomic window from Bacteroidales bacterium includes:
- a CDS encoding DUF5103 domain-containing protein: MSLSKIFLDYFFLIVIGLFCPVIQAQYNPPDGIYPDAVFNESVKTVRLIKTEWEISYPISHIEDENPMELSFDELSRNAKNYSYTIIHCDADWRQSRLIPTDYMTGFSVNYIRNYEYSFNTQIPYIHYRVSIPNEDVTLKLSGNYVIMVYENGNERNPILCKRFCITESAVTISATAYQARLTAYRDEWQQVDFVARTLQPIENPYQDIKTVIIKNGQWNMALTGIRPLFVRQNELDYRQEKATLFKAGNEFRPLDTKSIRYSSTRMTKIEFEPPTYHFYLYPDESRNTSRYLFYEDFNGRYSVQSEKTNNPDIETDYVYVHFTLKAPQDLNEGQVYVYGAFTNFNCTPDNLMRYNPEKGQYEARILLKQGYYNYGYAFLPFKHPVIDDTMLEGSFYDTENDYIIYMYHRSRTSRYDRLIGVNVVNTLHK, from the coding sequence ATGTCCCTTTCGAAAATATTCTTAGATTATTTTTTTTTGATCGTTATCGGATTGTTTTGTCCGGTTATTCAAGCTCAATATAATCCACCTGATGGAATTTATCCTGATGCCGTTTTTAACGAATCTGTGAAGACGGTTCGTCTGATCAAAACTGAATGGGAGATTTCTTATCCCATCAGTCATATTGAAGATGAGAACCCGATGGAGTTATCATTTGATGAACTTTCCCGGAATGCTAAGAATTATTCTTACACAATCATACATTGCGATGCAGACTGGCGACAATCCCGTCTGATACCTACTGACTATATGACAGGCTTTTCTGTAAATTATATCCGTAATTATGAGTACTCATTCAACACGCAGATACCATATATCCATTACCGGGTATCTATACCGAATGAAGATGTCACTCTTAAGTTATCAGGAAATTATGTAATCATGGTTTATGAAAATGGCAATGAACGTAATCCGATATTATGTAAGCGCTTTTGTATAACTGAATCCGCAGTAACAATTTCAGCAACCGCTTATCAGGCCAGGTTGACCGCTTATCGGGATGAATGGCAACAGGTTGATTTTGTTGCCCGGACGCTTCAGCCGATAGAGAACCCGTATCAGGATATCAAAACAGTTATTATAAAAAACGGCCAATGGAATATGGCTCTTACCGGGATCCGGCCGCTATTTGTTCGTCAGAACGAACTGGATTACCGTCAGGAGAAAGCTACATTATTTAAGGCCGGGAATGAGTTTCGCCCATTAGATACGAAAAGTATCCGGTATTCATCCACCCGTATGACCAAGATCGAATTTGAACCACCGACTTATCATTTTTATCTTTACCCTGATGAGTCGCGTAATACAAGTCGCTATCTTTTTTATGAAGACTTCAACGGAAGGTATTCCGTTCAATCGGAAAAGACAAACAATCCTGATATTGAAACAGATTATGTATATGTACATTTTACGTTGAAAGCTCCTCAGGATCTGAATGAAGGACAAGTATATGTTTATGGTGCATTTACTAATTTTAACTGTACTCCGGATAATTTAATGAGGTATAATCCTGAAAAAGGACAATACGAGGCTAGGATACTACTCAAACAAGGGTATTATAATTACGGATACGCTTTTCTCCCTTTTAAGCACCCTGTAATTGATGATACGATGCTGGAAGGTAGTTTTTATGATACTGAGAACGATTATATCATATACATGTACCATCGAAGCCGAACATCGCGATATGACCGTTTAATCGGAGTAAATGTAGTCAATACGTTGCATAAGTAA